A single region of the Populus nigra chromosome 2, ddPopNigr1.1, whole genome shotgun sequence genome encodes:
- the LOC133681999 gene encoding zinc finger protein GAI-ASSOCIATED FACTOR 1-like yields MVSFEQDKAEVLEGKRMVDVENSLRMKVSTASGEDTIVSSFGNQGMPLSVTVPPPKKKRNLPGMPDPDAEVVALSPKSLLATNRFVCEICNKGFQRDQNLQLHRRGHNLPWKLKQRTNKEPRKRVYVCPEPSCVHHNPVRALGDLTGIKKHFSRKHGEKKWKCERCSKKYAVQSDWKAHMKTCGTREYKCDCGTMFSRRDSLITHRAFCDALTEESARAQTLATTGNEGNGCNVKCVVASPPPPPLTPTTSVVSPGLSVQSSELTENPIGLSPPTPATICLINASATSTSSTSSTSNVFASIFASSTASPAAIPQRASPSAFPMFCGLARSDCPPTMPTPRAMDPPSLSLSRSVYLSNTTSSLFPTDQDRRHYTPSPQPAMSATALLQKAAQMGATTSNPSFLRGLGFPPSTNQDGNGNQWDMKPENNTTFAAGLGLVLPTSNVMMNSSSLFGNKPTTLDLLGLGLDAASSALLNYNGTGGFNVGAAAAAAYVGGRRGNSEETWDGVPERKPNGSTATSL; encoded by the exons atggtaagtTTTGAACAGGACAAAGCTGAAGTTTTGGAAGGAAAGAGAATGGTGGATGTTGAGAATTCATTAAGAATGAAAGTATCTACAGCTTCAGGAGAGGACACAATTGTCTCTTCATTTGGTAACCAAGGCATGCCACTCTCCGTTACAGTGCCACCACCAAAGAAGAAGCGAAATCTCCCTGGAATGCCAG aTCCAGATGCAGAAGTAGTTGCGTTATCACCAAAGTCTTTATTAGCAACAAACAGATTCGTGTGTGAGATCTGCAACAAGGGCTTTCAAAGAGACCAGAACCTGCAACTTCACAGACGAGGCCATAACTTACCATGGAAGCTAAAGCAACGAACCAACAAAGAGCCAAGGAAACGTGTCTATGTGTGTCCAGAGCCATCTTGTGTACATCACAACCCAGTTAGAGCTCTTGGGGACCTTACTGgcattaaaaaacacttcagCAGGAAGCACGGTGAGAAAAAGTGGAAGTGTGAGAGATGTTCAAAGAAATATGCTGTTCAGTCTGATTGGAAAGCTCACATGAAAACTTGTGGCACTAGAGAGTATAAATGCGATTGTGGCACTATGTTTTCAAG gAGGGATAGTCTTATAACACATAGGGCATTCTGTGATGCGTTGACGGAGGAGAGTGCAAGGGCGCAAACCCTAGCGACAACGGGGAATGAAGGGAATGGTTGTAACGTCAAGTGTGTGGTTGCTTCACCACCGCCTCCACCACTTACGCCGACTACTAGCGTGGTGTCTCCGGGTTTGTCAGTTCAAAGCTCAG AATTAACAGAAAATCCAATTGGACTTTCACCACCAACACCAGCAACTATATGCCTGATCAATGCCTCAGCTACAAGCACAAGCTCTACTAGCTCAACCAGTAATGTATTTGCTAGTATATTTGCTTCTTCAACAGCATCACCGGCTGCTATCCCCCAACGAGCATCACCATCTGCGTTCCCAATGTTTTGTGGCTTAGCTCGCTCTGATTGTCCCCCTACTATGCCAACACCTAGAGCAATGGATCCCCCATCACTCTCTCTTTCACGATCTGTTTATCTCTCCAACACCACCTCCTCTCTCTTCCCCACAGACCAAGATCGTCGCCATTACACACCGTCTCCGCAGCCGGCCATGTCTGCCACTGCATTGCTTCAAAAAGCAGCACAAATGGGTGCAACTACATCAAACCCATCATTTCTCCGTGGTTTAGGCTTTCCCCCTTCAACTAATCAAGACGGCAATGGCAATCAATGGGATATGAAGCCAGAGAACAATACTACTTTTGCCGCTGGGCTTGGACTTGTACTCCCCACAAGTAATGTTATGATGAATTCATCTTCGTTGTTTGGAAACAAGCCAACAACACTCGACCTTCTTGGGCTCGGCCTGGATGCTGCTAGTTCTGCTTTGCTAAACTACAATGGTACTGGTGGCTTTAATGTTGGAGCAGCAGCAGCCGCTGCATATGTTGGTGGAAGGAGAGGGAATTCTGAAGAAACATGGGATGGTGTTCCTGAGAGAAAACCTAATGGATCCACAGCAACCTCACTTTAG